One part of the Tachysurus vachellii isolate PV-2020 chromosome 6, HZAU_Pvac_v1, whole genome shotgun sequence genome encodes these proteins:
- the ipmka gene encoding inositol polyphosphate multikinase isoform X2: MATEDRVLKSFLAADDGRKAVPLPHQVAGHKYGIHKVGILQHDDGTVLKQLQPPPRGPCEMQFYTQVFAQDCTDPHLLALQQHLPKYYGTWSTPDKPNELYMKLEDVAGRFTCPCIMDVKIGRKSYDPFASQEKQKEQIRKYPLMEEIGFLILGMRVYHVASGSYISHEQFYGRSLTKETLKTGLARFFHNGVELRKDAISVSIHKIRNILQWFERQKSFHFYASSLLFVYEGSHHIGNAKNENEALTGQEYRQTEPENKSNAHISSSTLKSSCGQVNFSSILETIYNLRKVNGFGSHSLHHQAIGMSADMKAKANTVVEGKSSNSGKGENVEVRMIDFAHVFPSDSSDDNYIYGLRSLLFVLEQILQE, encoded by the exons GTATTCTACAACACGATGATGGTACTGTACTGAAACAGCTGCAGCCTCCACCCAGAGGCCCATGTGAGATGCAATTCTACACCCAG GTGTTTGCTCAAGACTGTACAGATCCACACTTACTGGCCTTACAACAACACCTACCCAAATACTATGGCACATGGTCAACTCCAGATAAACCAAATG AGCTGTACATGAAGCTGGAGGATGTGGCTGGGAGGTTCACATGTCCATGCATCATGGATGTAAAGATTGGGAGAAAGAGCTATGATCCGTTTGCCTCacaagagaaacagaaagagcagATCAGAAAGTATCCTCTAATGGAAGAGATCGGGTTCTTGATTCTAGGAATGAGG GTTTACCACGTAGCTTCAGGAAGCTATATTAGTCACGAACAGTTCTATGGTCGCAGTCTAACAAAGGAAACACTCAAAACTG gattagCTAGATTTTTTCATAATGGAGTGGAGCTAAGAAAAGATGCCATTTCTGTTAGCATCCATAAAATCCGTAACATCCTGCAATGGTTTGAGCGCCAGAAGAGCTTCCACTTCTATGCCAGCTCTCTGTTGTTTGTATACGAGGGCTCTCATCACATAGGCAATGCAAAGAATGAAAATGAAGCTCTGACAGGACAGGAATATAGACAAACTGAGCCAGAGAACAAAAGTAATGCTCACATCAGTAGCTCAACGCTGAAGAGCTCCTGCGGACAGGTAAACTTTAGTAGCATTCTTGAAACCATTTACAATTTAAGGAAAGTTAATGGGTTTGGGTCTCACTCTTTACATCACCAGGCTATAGGAATGTCAGCTGACATGAAGGCAAAAGCAAACACTGTGGTTGAAGGCAAAAGCTCAAATAGTGGTAAGGGGGAAAATGTAGAGGTCAGGATGATTGATTTTGCCCACGTGTTTCCCAGTGATAGCTCAGATGATAACTACATTTACGGACTGAGGAGCCTCCTCTTTGTTTTGGAGCAGATCCTCCAAGAATGA
- the ipmka gene encoding inositol polyphosphate multikinase isoform X3 — MQFYTQVFAQDCTDPHLLALQQHLPKYYGTWSTPDKPNELYMKLEDVAGRFTCPCIMDVKIGRKSYDPFASQEKQKEQIRKYPLMEEIGFLILGMRVYHVASGSYISHEQFYGRSLTKETLKTGLARFFHNGVELRKDAISVSIHKIRNILQWFERQKSFHFYASSLLFVYEGSHHIGNAKNENEALTGQEYRQTEPENKSNAHISSSTLKSSCGQVNFSSILETIYNLRKVNGFGSHSLHHQAIGMSADMKAKANTVVEGKSSNSGKGENVEVRMIDFAHVFPSDSSDDNYIYGLRSLLFVLEQILQE, encoded by the exons ATGCAATTCTACACCCAG GTGTTTGCTCAAGACTGTACAGATCCACACTTACTGGCCTTACAACAACACCTACCCAAATACTATGGCACATGGTCAACTCCAGATAAACCAAATG AGCTGTACATGAAGCTGGAGGATGTGGCTGGGAGGTTCACATGTCCATGCATCATGGATGTAAAGATTGGGAGAAAGAGCTATGATCCGTTTGCCTCacaagagaaacagaaagagcagATCAGAAAGTATCCTCTAATGGAAGAGATCGGGTTCTTGATTCTAGGAATGAGG GTTTACCACGTAGCTTCAGGAAGCTATATTAGTCACGAACAGTTCTATGGTCGCAGTCTAACAAAGGAAACACTCAAAACTG gattagCTAGATTTTTTCATAATGGAGTGGAGCTAAGAAAAGATGCCATTTCTGTTAGCATCCATAAAATCCGTAACATCCTGCAATGGTTTGAGCGCCAGAAGAGCTTCCACTTCTATGCCAGCTCTCTGTTGTTTGTATACGAGGGCTCTCATCACATAGGCAATGCAAAGAATGAAAATGAAGCTCTGACAGGACAGGAATATAGACAAACTGAGCCAGAGAACAAAAGTAATGCTCACATCAGTAGCTCAACGCTGAAGAGCTCCTGCGGACAGGTAAACTTTAGTAGCATTCTTGAAACCATTTACAATTTAAGGAAAGTTAATGGGTTTGGGTCTCACTCTTTACATCACCAGGCTATAGGAATGTCAGCTGACATGAAGGCAAAAGCAAACACTGTGGTTGAAGGCAAAAGCTCAAATAGTGGTAAGGGGGAAAATGTAGAGGTCAGGATGATTGATTTTGCCCACGTGTTTCCCAGTGATAGCTCAGATGATAACTACATTTACGGACTGAGGAGCCTCCTCTTTGTTTTGGAGCAGATCCTCCAAGAATGA